The DNA sequence CCAACCATTCTATCCCGATATGGATATTAGCGTCGGCTTCTTCACGGCCGGGTAATGGCAGATTGCGCCCTTGAGGAGCACCTGTTCCCACAAAAATCGCGTCATAATCCTTCGCCAGTATTTCGCGCAAGCTAGAAACATAGGTGTTGAAATGCGTGTGAATACCCATGTCGAGGATGTAGTTGACCTCCTCTTCCAATACCGATTCCGGCAAACGGAAAGCAGGAATCTGCGTTCGCATCATCCCACCACCTTTGTTCCATTCGTCATATAAGTGGATTTCATAACCCAATGGAGCCAAATCACGAGCCACCGTCAGGGAAGCAGGACCTCCGCCGATGAGGGCTATCTTTTTTCCGTTAGGAACAAAAGGGCCTTGCGGCATCAAGTGTTTGACTTCTCCCTTGTTATCCGCTGCCACGCGTTTGAGCCGACAAATAGCTACTGGTTCTTCCTCCTCTCCCTCCAAGCGGCCACGACGGCAAGCAGGTTCGCAGGGGCGATCACAGGTGCGCCCCAGAATACCCGGAAATACATTGGACTCCCAATTGACCATGTAAGCCTCGGTGTATCGCTCGGCCGCAATCAGCCTGATATACTCCGGCACAGGGGTATGTGCAGGGCAAGCCTTTTGGCAATCAACAACCTTGTGGAAATACTCTGGATCTTGAATATTTGTTGGTTTCACAAGCTATAACTTTTACTTACTCACACAAAGCGTATTCTTTTGCAATTACATAAAATTAACAAATAGTAAACCGAATTTAAGTAAATACTAAAATTTTATTTTACAAAATGACTATTTATAAGAATTTTAAACAAAACAGATATAGCGATTATAAAGAGATGCGCAGACGATGGCATTGCCACTTGGAGTGGCTCCGTAGGAAGACCTATTGCAAGGATAGTAGAATAGTGAACGATTAGGAATCAATGGTCAACCTCGGTTAAGCCCGATGTTGGAAAATTTCATTAGCCATTTCCACTAGCGTTATCAAGTCCTACCTTCAGGGCGCGAAGCAGCCTGACCCCTTAGGTCCGCTTCAATTGTTCTTTCATCGCAAAGACCTCATCACGATACTGGGCCGCAGAGATAAAATCCAGCTCTTTGGCGGCTTTCTTCATCATGCCTTCGGTGGCAGCGATGGCTTTTTCCAATTGATCTCTGGTCATGTAACCAATGATAGGATCGGCCGCCAGACTGGCTTTCTCTGGTTCGCGGTAAGCTTGTTCTACAGCGCGTACATCCAGGATAGACTGCTTTGCCAGAATTTCTTCCCTGCTCTTGCGCATCGTGGTGGGTACGATCCCGTGTTCTTCGTTATAGGCCATCTGGATCGTCCGGCGGCGGTTGGTTTCGTCGATGGTGCGTTGCATGGAGTCGGTTACCTTATCGGCATAAAAGATGACCAATCCATTCGAATTCCGGGCAGCACGCCCAGCGGTCTGGGTGAGGGAGCGTTCATTTCTGAGGAAACCTTCTTTGTCGGCATCAATGATTGCGACCAAGCTCACTTCCGGCAAGTCCAGTCCTTCCCGCAAGAGGTTAACCCCTACTAGCACATCGAATTCTCCCAGGCGTAAATCCCGCAAAATTTCTACCCGTTCCATGGTATCTACCTCTGAATGGACGTAACGCACTTTGATGCGCAACTTCGTCAGGTATTTGGTCAGCTCCTCGGCCATTCTCTTGGTGAGCGTGGTTACCAGGGTTCGCTCATCACGCTTAATGCGTTCGTCTATTTCTTCCAGCAAGTCATCAATTTGGTTGATACTCGGGCGTACTTCTATCGGCGGGTCAATCAATCCCGTCGGACGAATAATTTGCTCTACAATCAGACCTCCAGTTTGCTCCAGCTCATATTCGGCGGGGGTTGCACTTACGTAAACCACCTGATTGATCAAGCTTTCAAATTCGTGAAAATTCAGCGGTCGGTTGTCCATTGCCGAAGGCAGGCGGAAGCCATAATTGACCAAACTCAGCTTGCGTGCGCGGTCGCCGCCAAACATACCTCGCACCTGGGGGAGGGTTACGTGGCTTTCGTCTACGAGCATCAGATAATCTTCTGGAAAATAGTCGAGCAGGCAGAAGGGGCGCGTCCCCGGTTTGCGCTGATCGAAGAATCGGGAATAGTTTTCTACACCGCTGCAGTAGCCCAGTTCTTTCATCATTTCCAGGTCGAAATTGGTGCGTTCGCTGATTCGCTTCGCTTCCAAAAGGCGGTTTTCCCGTTCAAAATATTTCTCTTGCAGATGCAGTTCATCCTGGATATCGCTGATGATGCCTTTGAGGCGTTCTTTGGGAGCGATGTAAAGGTTGGCAGGAAAAATAGCGGCGTGATCCAGGCGTTCAATACGCTTGCCGCTGGAGATTTCCAGTTTCTCAATACCCTCTATTTCATCACCAAAAAAAGTTACGCGGAAGCCGTATTCCACATAGGGCAAGTTGATATCCACCGTATCTCCTTTGACCCTGAAAGTTGCTCGCTTAAACTCTGTTTCCGTGCGGGAATACAAGCTATCGACCAAACTGTACAGGAAGCCATTCCGCGAAATCGTTTGTCCTACTTGAATCCGAATGATCCCACTTTTATAGTCTTCCGGATTCCCCATACCATAAATGCAACTTACCGAAGCCACGATGATAATGTCTCTTCGCCCGGAAAGTAAATTTGAGGTGGCACGCAGGCGAAGTTTATCTACCTCCTCATTGATCTGGAGGTCTTTTTCGATAAAAGTATCCGAAGTAGAAATATAGGCCTCCGGCTGGTAATAATCATAGTAGGAAACAAAATACTCCACCGCATTATCAGGAAAGAAGTCCCTAAACTCGC is a window from the Lewinella sp. LCG006 genome containing:
- the uvrB gene encoding excinuclease ABC subunit UvrB; its protein translation is MSFKLVSPFKPMGDQPQAIDQLVNGVLSGEPAQVLLGVTGSGKTFTMANLIAKANRPTLILTHNKTLTAQLYSEFRDFFPDNAVEYFVSYYDYYQPEAYISTSDTFIEKDLQINEEVDKLRLRATSNLLSGRRDIIIVASVSCIYGMGNPEDYKSGIIRIQVGQTISRNGFLYSLVDSLYSRTETEFKRATFRVKGDTVDINLPYVEYGFRVTFFGDEIEGIEKLEISSGKRIERLDHAAIFPANLYIAPKERLKGIISDIQDELHLQEKYFERENRLLEAKRISERTNFDLEMMKELGYCSGVENYSRFFDQRKPGTRPFCLLDYFPEDYLMLVDESHVTLPQVRGMFGGDRARKLSLVNYGFRLPSAMDNRPLNFHEFESLINQVVYVSATPAEYELEQTGGLIVEQIIRPTGLIDPPIEVRPSINQIDDLLEEIDERIKRDERTLVTTLTKRMAEELTKYLTKLRIKVRYVHSEVDTMERVEILRDLRLGEFDVLVGVNLLREGLDLPEVSLVAIIDADKEGFLRNERSLTQTAGRAARNSNGLVIFYADKVTDSMQRTIDETNRRRTIQMAYNEEHGIVPTTMRKSREEILAKQSILDVRAVEQAYREPEKASLAADPIIGYMTRDQLEKAIAATEGMMKKAAKELDFISAAQYRDEVFAMKEQLKRT